In Chroicocephalus ridibundus chromosome 4, bChrRid1.1, whole genome shotgun sequence, one genomic interval encodes:
- the CABP4 gene encoding calcium-binding protein 4: MPRSRGDKGAPKDTETPGKGKRGEGGEKSPKTPEDGGPPATKSPGSESRQGGHGQKNGKKGPGDPHAAATKTYSPFLNTVFGKERELSPEELDELLDAFKEFDTDQDGYLSYKDLGACMRTLGYMPTEMELIEISQHIKMRMGGRVDFEDFVQMMGPKLREETAHMVGVRELKIAFREFDVNGDGEISSAEMREAIAALLGEQLKAQEVDEILQDVDLNGDGRVDFDEFVMMLSSR; this comes from the exons ATGCCACGCTCCCGGGGGGACAAGGGGGCCCCCAAGGACACGGAGACCccggggaaagggaaaaggggggaggggggggagaaaagccCCAAAACCCCCGAGGACGGTGGCCCCCCGGCTACCAAAAGCCCAGGCTCTGAGTCCCGGCAAGGCGGCCACGGGCAGAAGAACGGCAAGAAGGGGCCTGGGGACCCCCACGCCGCGGCCACCAAGACCTACTCCCCCTTCCTCAACACCGTCTTCGGCAAG GAgcgggagctgtcaccagaggaGCTGGACG agctgctggacgCCTTCAAGGAGTTCGACACGGACCAGGACGGGTACCTCAGCTACAAGGACCTGGGCGCCTGCATGCGCACCCTGGGGTACATGCCCACCGAGATGGAGCTCATCGAGATCTCCCAGCACATCAAGATGAGGA TGGGCGGCCGCGTGGACTTCGAGGACTTCGTGCAGATGATGGGGCCGAAGTTGCGGGAGGAGACGGCCCACATGGTGGGCGTGAGGGAGCTCAAGATCGCCTTCCGTGAG TTCGACGTGAACGGGGACGGGGAGATCAGCAGCGCGGAGATGCGGGAGGCCATCGCGGcgctgctgggggagcagctgAAGGCGCAGGAGGTGGACGAGATCCTGCAGGACGTGGACCTCAACGGGGATGGGCGCGTGGACTTCGATG AGTTCGTTATGATGCTGTCATCCCGGTAA
- the PTPRCAP gene encoding protein tyrosine phosphatase receptor type C-associated protein — MGSGGTAWKRQGGPPPPPAQLAPAAPGPAPAAPTDGWSSPVPPGTGVTGLGWDGDGGGTGGNRNDRAVGALLGLLLCLAVGLALAWHHLCRLSAGRYHPRPMGRRALELLRGRWHRLRGQGDTGPQSCQGDGEVAAPQEEEELMPWSQEQRLEEKEEEEEREEEEEEEEEAEAAPQGGESPPQGGEPAAGGSAEVLLSDLHAFSGTAGWGEARPHVTAL; from the exons atggggagcggggggacggcctg GAAGCGCCAaggggggccccccccccccccagcgcagcTGGCACCCGCAGCACCGGGACCCGCTCCGGCAGCACCCACTGATG GCTGGAGCTCGCCGGTACCCCCCGGTACTGGTGTTACTGGTCTGGGCTGGGACGGTGACGGCGGGGGAACCGGTGGGAACCGCAACGACCGGGCGGTGGgggccctgctggggctgctgctctgcctggccgtggggctggcgctGGCCTGGCACCATCTTTGCCGCCTCTCGGCCGGGCGTTATCACCCCAGGCCCATGGGCCGGCGGGCGCTGGAGCTGCTGAGGGGACGCTGGCACCGGCTGCGAGGACAAGGTGACACGGGGCCGCAGTCCTGCCAAGGGGACGGGGAGGTGGCAGCCCcccaggaggaagaagagctgatgccgtggagccaggagcagcggctggaggagaaggaggaggaggaggagcgggaggaagaggaggaggaggaggaggaggccgaggcGGCCCCCCAGGGCGGGGAGAGCCCCCCTCAGGGtggggagccggcggcggggggcagcgccgAGGTCCTGCTCAGCGACCTCCATGCCTTCTCGGGGACggcgggctggggggaggcacgGCCACATGTCACCGCCCTGTGA
- the RPS6KB2 gene encoding LOW QUALITY PROTEIN: ribosomal protein S6 kinase beta-2 (The sequence of the model RefSeq protein was modified relative to this genomic sequence to represent the inferred CDS: deleted 1 base in 1 codon), with protein MAGVFDIDLETEEGSDGDEPELGAEMELEPRGNSLEPVGHYEEIEISESSVNNGPEHIGPHCFELLRVLGKGGYGKVFQVRKVQGTNTGKIFAMKVLKKAKIACNAKDTAHTRAERNILEAVKHPFIVDLIYAFQTGGKLYLILECLSGGELFMQLEREGIFLEDTACFYLSEITLALGHLHSHGIIYRDLKPENIMLNSQGHIKLTDFGLCKESIHDGAVTHTFCGTIEYMAPEILVRSGHNRAVDWWSLGALMYDMLTGSPPFTAENRKKTIDKILKGKLVLPPYLTPDARDLLKKFLKRNPNQRVGGGPGDAADVQKQPFFRHINWEDLLARRLDPPFKPCLQSEEDVSQFDTRFTRQTPVDSPDDAAISESANQAFLGFTYVAPSVLESIKEGFSFQPKVRSPRRLNSSPRTPVSPVKFSPFEAFKPGGAAGEPMEVGGASLPPPPEGTAPLPIKTSGGAKKQKGGRGRVAR; from the exons ATGGCGGGGGTGTTCGACATCGACCTGGAGACGGAGGAGGGCAGCGACGGGGACGAGCCCGAGCTGGGCGCC GAGATGGAGCTGGAGCCCCGGGGGAACAGCCTGGA GCCGGTGGGGCACTACGAGGAGATCGAGATCTCGGAGAGCAGCGTCAACAACGGCCCCGAGCACATCGGGCCCCACTGCTTCGAGCTGCTCCGCGTCCTGGGCAAGGGCGGCTACGGCAAG GTGTTCCAGGTCCGTAAAGTGCAAGGCACCAACACAGGGAAGATCTTCGCCATGAAGGTCCTGAAGAAG GCCAAGATCGCCTGCAACGCCAAGGACACAGCGCACACCCGGGCCGAGAGGAACATTTTGGAGGCCGTCAAGCATCCCTTCATCGTCGACCTCATCTACGCCTTCCAGACGGGCGGCAAGCTCTACCTCATCCTGGAGTGCCTCAGCG GTGGAGAGCTCTTCATGCAGCTGGAGCGGGAGGGCATCTTTTTGGAGGACACAGCGTG TTTCTACCTGAGCGAGATCACGCTGGCCCTGGGCCACCTGCACTCCCACGGCATCATCTACCGGGACCTCAAGCCGGAGAACATCATGCTCAACAGCCAAG GTCACATCAAGCTGACGGACTTCGGGCTGTGCAAGGAGTCCATCCACGACGGGGCCGTCACCCACACCTTCTGCGGCACCATCGAGTACAT GGCCCCCGAGATCCTGGTACGCAGCGGGCACAACCGGGCGGTGGACTGGTGGAGCCTGGGCGCCCTGATGTACGACATGCTCACAGGATCG ccccccttCACCGCCGAGAACCGCAAGAAGACCATCGACAAGATCCTCAAGGGCAAACTGGTGCTGCCGCCCTACCTGACGCCTGACGCGCGGGACCTGCTCAAGAAG ttCCTCAAGAGAAACCCCAACCAGCGGGTCGGGGGGGGGCCGGGCGACGCCGCCGATGTGCAG aAGCAGCCCTTCTTCCGCCACATCAACTGGGAGGACCTGCTGGCCCGCAGGCTGGACCCCCCCTTCAAACCCTGCCTG CAGTCGGAGGAGGACGTCAGCCAGTTCGACACCCGCTTCACCCGCCAGACGCCCGTCGACAGCCCCGACGACGCCGCCATCAGCGAAAGCGCCAACCAGGCCTTCTtg GGCTTCACCTACGTGGCCCCCTCGGTGCTGGAGAGCATCAAGGAGGGGTTCTCCTTCCAGCCCAAGgtgcgctccccccgccgcctcaACAGCAGCCCCCGCACCCCCGTCAG ccctgtgaAGTTCTCCCCCTTCGAGGCGTTcaagccgggg ggggcggcgggggagccgatggaggtggggggggccaGCCTGCCTCCCCCACCCGAGGGCACGGCCCCGCTGCCCATCAAGACCTCCGGGGGGGCCAAGAAGCAgaaggggggccgggggcgggtgGCCAGgtag
- the GPR152 gene encoding probable G-protein coupled receptor 152, protein MEPWNATLSPTLSPTLSPWIPGTLMWDGQLMVACAALGLPANAFTLWLTGWRLRCRGLATFIFSLATSDFLFLANSLLQIWSVAHGHIWVLGTHLCRLHKFLYGLGYYSGLFLLATISLDRCLLVATPLWYRCRRPARLPAALCLGSWLVAGVCSLPDAALSAAEEVMAGLEVCRSRRGSWEVPMRWLEVVVEGLLPFGVVVTCHGAALLLARWRRGHGGRPPARFQRIVAATLSAYVLLHLPFQVTQLLQLVVPKPPGHLLYLLGLAFNLGSCLNPCLYLLLGTRAGHRLARLPPALLARLSPALMARLPPAALAHVPPATVSPVPPAPPAHVALTTLPSVPPSPANPVPPAAITPVPVPPTTITPVSPTAITPVPPTAITPVPPTTVTTVPPSTVTPVPPTTVTLGPPTAITPVPPTTVTPVSPTAVTTVPSAAISPVPPTTITPMSPTAITPVPPTTVTTVPPSTVTPVPPTTVTLGPPTAIAPVPSAAITPVPPTTVTPVPSAAITPEPPTAVTHPSSEAPVVSPPAGP, encoded by the exons ATGGAGCCATGGAACGCCACGCTGTCCCCTaccctgtcccccaccctgtccccatggaTCCCCGGCACCCTGATGTGGGACGGCCAGCTGATGGTGGCCTGCGCGGCGCTGGGGTTGCCGGCCAACGCCTTCACCCTCTGGCTAACGGGCTGGCGCCTGCGGTGCCGAGGACTGGCCACCTTCATCTTCAGCCTGGCCACCTCCGACTTCCTCTTCCTGGCCAACTCCCTCTTGCAGATCTGGTCGGTGGCCCACGGCCACATATGGGTGCTGGGCACCCACCTCTGCCGCCTCCACAAGTTTCTCTACGGTTTGGGCTACTACAGCGGGCTCTTCTTACTAGCCACCATCAGCCTGGACCGCTGCCTCTTGGTGGCCACCCCGCTCTGGTACCGGTGCCGGCGACCGGCCCGTTTACCGGCGGCGTTGTGCCTGGGCTCGTGGCTAGTGGCGGGGGTTTGCAGCTTGCCCGACGCGGCCTTGTCGGCAGCCGAGGAGGTGATGGCCGGCCTGGAGGTGTGCCGTAGCCGGAGAGGGAGCTGGGAGGTCCCCATGCGGtggctggaggtggtggtggaaggGCTACTGCCCTTCGGGGTGGTGGTGACGTGCCACGGAGCCGCCCTGCTGCTGGCCCGCTGGCGGCGTGGCCACGGTGGCCGCCCGCCGGCCCGTTTCCAGCGCATCGTGGCGGCCACCCTGAGCGCCTACGTGCTGCTGCATCTGCCCTTCCAGGTcacccagctgctgcagctggttgTCCCCAAGCCCCCCGGCCACCTCCTCTACCTGCTGGGGCTGGCCTTCAACCTGGGCAGCTGCCTCAACCCCTGCCTCTACCTGCTGCTGGGCACCCGCGCCGGCCACCGCCTGGCCCGCCTGCCACCCGCCCTGCTGGCCCGCCTGTCACCCGCCCTCATGGCCCGCCTGCCACCCGCCGCCCTCGCCCACGTGCCACCCGCCACCGTCAGCCCTGtgccacccgccccccccgcccacgTGGCGCTCACCACGCTCCCCTCTGTGCCACCCTCTCCTGCCAACCCGGTGCCACCCGCCGccatcacccctgt CCCTGTGCCACCCACCACCATTACCCCCGTGTCACCCACTGccatcacccctgtgccacccactgccatcacccctgtgccaccCACCACTGTCACCACTGTCCCACCTTCCACTGTCACCCCTGTGCCACCCACCACAGTCACCCTGGGGCCACCCACTGccatcacccctgtgccacccaccactgtcacccctgtgtcacccACTGCTGTCACCACTGTGCCATCTGCTGCCATCAGCCCTGTGCCACCCACCACCATTACCCCCATGTCACCCACTGccatcacccctgtgccaccCACCACTGTCACCACTGTTCCACCTTCCACTGTCACCCCTGTGCCACCCACCACGGTCACCCTGGGGCCACCCACTGCCATCGCCCCTGTGCCATCTGCCGccatcacccctgtgccaccCACCACTGTCACCCCTGTGCCATCTGCTGCCATCACCCCTGAGCCACCCACTGCTGTCACCCACCCGTCATCCGAGGCGCCCGTGGTGTCCCCACCTGCAGGTCCATGA
- the CORO1B gene encoding coronin-1B isoform X1 encodes MSFRKVVRQSKFRHVFGQPVKTEQCYDDIRVSRVTWDSTFCAVNPAFLAIIVEASGGGAFLVLPLHKTGRIDKSYPTVCGHTGPVLDIDWCPHNDHVIASGSEDCTVMVWQIPENGLSQPLTEPVVVLEGHSKRVGIISWHPTARNVLLSAGCDNVVLIWNVGTAEELYRLEGLHPDLIYSVSWSRDGARFCTACKDKSVRVIDPRRGTVVAEKERAHEGARPMRAIFLADGKIFTTGFSRMSERQLALWDTVRATPGGPEGPCRAVPPGLTPHLTPQENLEEPMGLQELDSSNGALLPFYDPDTNVVYVCGKGDSSIRYFEITEEPPYIHFLNTFTSKEPQRGMGWMPKRGLDVSKCEIARFYKLHERKCEPIIMTVPRKSDLFQDDLYPDTAGPEAAMEAEEWVAGRTAGPVLVSLRQAYVPSKQRDLKVSRRSLLHESRPPPAAAAAPPSRSHHPPLHAPPPPPPPPPPASARPRRWAPSPRRTRGAAGGWRRCCRRWPRCGRWWPSRATASPAWRSSSAAWRTATSRDIAPPSPSLPPPKPLSLPSGTKPPPP; translated from the exons ATGTCGTTTCGGAAGGTGGTGCGACAGAGTAAATTCCGGCACGTTTTCGGGCAACCGGTGAAGACGGAGCAGTGCTACGATGACATCCGCGTCTCCCGGGTCACCTGGGACAGCACCTTCTGCGCCGTCAACCCGGCCTTCCTCGCCATCATCGTGGAggccagcggcggcggcgccttcCTCGTCCTCCCCTTGCACAAG ACCGGCCGCATCGACAAGTCGTACCCCACGGTGTGCGGGCACACGGGGCCCGTCCTGGACATCGACTGGTGTCCCCACAACGACCACGTCATCGCCAGCGGCTCCGAGGACTGCACCGTCATG GTGTGGCAGATCCCCGAGAACGGGCTGAGCCAGCCGCTGACGGAGCCGGTGGTGGTGTTGGAGGGACACTCCAAGCGGGTGGGCATCATCTCCTGGCACCCCACCGCCCGCAACGTCCTCCTCAGCGCCG GTTGCGACAACGTGGTGCTGATCTGGAACGTGGGGACGGCGGAGGAGCTGTACCGCCTGGAGGGGCTGCACCCCGACCTCATCTACAGCGTCAGCTGGAGCCGCGACGGCGCCCGCTTCTGCACCGCCTGCAAGGACAAGAGCGTCCGCGTCATCGACCCCCGCCGCGGCACCGTGGTGGCC GAGAAGGAACGGGCGCACGAAGGGGCTCGGCCCATGCGGGCCATCTTCTTGGCCGACGGCAAGATCTTCACCACCGGCTTCAGCCGCATGAGCGAGCGGCAGCTGGCGCTGTGGGACACGGTGAGGGCCACCCCGGGGGGTCCCGAGGGACCGTGTCGGGCTGTCCCCCCTGGGCTcaccccccacctcaccccacagGAGAACCTGGAggagcccatggggctgcaggagctggactCCAGCAACggggctctgctgcccttctACGACCCCGACACCAACGTGGTCTACGTCTGCGGCAAG GGGGACTCGAGCATCCGGTACTTCGAGATCACGGAGGAACCACCCTACATCCATTTCCTCAACACCTTCACCAGTAAGGAGCCCCAGCGGGGCATGGGCTGGATGCCCAAGCGGGGGCTGGACGTCAGCAAGTGCGAGATCGCCAg GTTCTACAAGCTGCACGAGCGCAAGTGTGAGCCCATCATCATGACGGTGCCAAGGAAG TCGGACCTGTTCCAGGACGACCTGTACCCCGACACGGCGGGCCCCGAGGCGGCCATGGAGGCGGAGGAGTGGGTGGCGGGGAGGACGGCGGGGCCGGTGCTGGTGTCCCTGCGCCAGGCCTACGTCCCCAGCAAGCAGCGGGACCTCAAGGTCAGCCGCCGCTCCCTCCTCCACGagagccgcccccccccagccgccgccgccgccccccccagccggagccaccacccccccctccacgcccccccgccgccgccaccgccgcccccacCCGCCTCAGCGCGCCCCCGGCGCTGGGCACCCTCCCCGCGGCGCACACG gggggcggcgggcggctggaggaggtgctgcaggaggtGGCCGCGCTGCGGGCGCTGGTGGCCGAGCAGGGCCACCGCATCGCCCGCCTGGAGGAGCAGCTCAGCCGCCTGGAGAACGGCCACGTCTAGGGACatcgcccccccctccccttccctcccccccccaaaacccctctcccttccctcagggaccaaacccccccccccctaa
- the OSBP gene encoding oxysterol-binding protein 1 translates to MAELRTAAAAAGPGPAALPGPMALPAAPGSAPALPSPAAGGGAGPGPGAGAAAAAAAAAGGGGSGSGGAGSGSAREGWLFKWTNYIKGYQRRWFVLSNGLLSYYRSKAEMRHTCRGTINLATANITVEDSCNFIISNGGAQTYHLKASSEVERQRWVTALELAKAKAVKMLEESDDSGDESVSQTDKTELQSTLRTLSSKVEDLSTCNDLIAKHGTALQRSLSELETLRLPAESTEKIKQVNERATLFRITSNAMINACRDFLMLAQTHSKKWQKSLQHERDQRIRLEETLEQLAKQHNHLERAFRGATVLPASAPGTGGSAKDPCCPAKGDLSDEDDDNEFFDAPEIITMPESMGHKRTGSNISGTSSDISLDEQYKHQVEDTKKEKRTRIPYKPNYSLNLWSIMKNCIGKELSKIPMPVNFNEPLSMLQRLTEDLEYHELLDRAAKCESSLEQLCYVAAFTVSSYSTTVFRTSKPFNPLLGETFELDRLEENGYRSLCEQVSHHPPAAAHHADSKHGWTLRQEIKITSKFRGKYLSIMPLGTIHCVFHSSGNHYTWKKVTTTVHNIIVGKLWIDQSGEIEIVNHKTGDKCNLKFVPYSYFSRDVARKVTGEVTDPAGKVHFVLLGTWDEKMDCYKVTQGAGDNGAEGRQRAHEAEDSRVLLWKRNPLPKYAENMYYFSELALTLNAPESGTAPTDSRWRPDQRLMENGRWDEANAEKQRLEEKQRISRKRREAEAARATEDGTPYDPYKPLWFERKKDPVTQELAHVYKGGYWESKEKQDWTLCPDIF, encoded by the exons gccggcggcgctgcccggccccATGGCGCTGCCCGCGGCCCCCGGTtcggcccctgccctgccctcaccggcggcgggaggcggggccgggccaggcccgggggcgggcgcggcggcagcggcggcggcggcggcggggggcggcggttCCGGGTCGGGCGGCGCCGGGTCCGGTTCGGCGCGGGAGGGCTGGCTCTTCAAATGGACCAACTACATCAAAGGCTACCAGCGCCGCTGGTTCGTGCTCAGCAACGGCCTCCTCAGCTACTACCG ATCCAAGGCGGAGATGCGGCACACTTGCCGCGGCACCATCAACCTGGCCACGGCCAACATCACGGTGGAGGATTCCTGCAACTTCATCATCTCCAACGGCGGGGCCCAGACCTACCACCTGAAGGCCAGCTCGGAGGTGGAGCGGCAACGTTGGGTCACCGCCCTGGAGCTGGCCAAGGCCAAAGCCGTCAAGATGCTGGAGGAATCAG ATGACTCCGGTGACGAGTCGGTGTCGCAGACGGACAAGACGGAACTGCAGAGCACGCTGCGCACCCTGTCCAGCAAAGTGGAGGATCTGAGCACCTGCAACGACCTGATCGCCAAGCACGGCACGGCCCTGCAGCGCTCTCTCAGCGAGCTGGAGACCCTCCGCCTGCCGGCCGAGAGCACCGAGAAGATCAAGCAGGTGAACGAACGAGCCACCCTCTTCCGCATCACCTCCAACGCCATGATCAAC GCCTGCCGGGATTTTCTGATGCTGGCCCAGACCCACAGCAAGAAGTGGCAGAAATCGCTGCAGCACGAACGGGATCAGCGCATCCGGCTGGAGGAGACGCTGGAGCAGCTGGCCAAGCAGCACAACCACCTGGAgagggccttccgtggggccacCGTCTTGCCCGCCAGCGCGCCGGGCACCGGCGGCTCTGCCAAAG atcCGTGCTGCCCGGCGAAAGGAGACCTGAGCGACGAAGACGACGACAACGAGTTCTTCGACGCCCCGGAGATCATCACCATGCCGGAGAGCATGGGCCACAA acgCACCGGCAGCAACATCAGCGGCACCAGCAGCGACATCAGCCTGGACGAGCAG TACAAGCACCAGGTGGAAGACACCAAGAAGGAGAAGAGAACCCGCATCCCCTACAAACCCAACTACAGCCTCAACCTCTGGAGCATCATGAAAAACTGCATCGGGAAGGAGTTGTCCAAGATCCCCATGCCG GTGAACTTCAACGAGCCCCTGTCCATGCTCCAGCGCCTGACCGAGGACCTGGAGTACCACGAGCTGCTCGACCGGGCGGCCAAATGCGAGAGTTCGCTGGAGCAGTTGTGCTACGTGGCCGCCTTCACCGTCTCGTCCTACTCCACCACCGTCTTCCGCACCAGCAAACCCTTCAACCCCCTCCTGGGGGAGACTTTTGAGCTGGATCGCCTGGAGGAGAACGGTTACCGTTCCCTCTGCGAGCAG GTGAGCCACCACCCCCCGGCCGCTGCCCACCACGCCGACTCCAAGCACGGCTGGACGCTTCGCCAGGAAATTAAAATCACCAGCAAATTTCGGGGCAAATACCTCTCCATCATGCCTCTGG GTACCATCCACTGCGTCTTCCACTCTTCCGGCAACCACTACACGTGGAAAAAAGTCACCACCACCGTACACAACATCATCGTGGGCAAGCTCTGGATAGACCAG TCGGGTGAAATCGAGATCGTCAACCACAAGACGGGCGACAAGTGCAACCTCAAGTTCGTTCCTTACAGCTATTTCTCGCGGGACGTGGCCAGGAAG GTCACGGGGGAGGTGACAGACCCCGCGGGGAAGGTGCATTTTGTCCTGCTGGGCACCTGGGACGAGAAGATGGACTGCTACAAGGTGACGCAGGGCGCTGGGGACAACGGAGCGGAAGGACGGCAGAGAGCCCACGAGGCCGAGGACAGCCGGGTGCTGCTGTGGAAGAGGAACCCGCTCCC GAAGTACGCGGAGAACATGTACTACTTTTCGGAGCTGGCGTTGACGCTCAACGCCCCGGAGAGCGGCACGGCGCCCACCGACAGCCGTTGGCGCCCCGACCAGCGCCTGATGGAGAACGGCCGCTGGGACGAGGCCAACGCCGAAAAACAGCGCCTGGAGGAGAAACAACGCATCTCCCGCAAGAGACGGGAAGCCGAAGCCGCCAGGGCCACCGAGGACG GCACCCCCTACGACCCCTACAAGCCGCTGTGGTTCGAGCGCAAGAAGGACCCTGTCACCCAGGAGCTGGCGCACGTCTACAAGGGCGGTTACTGGGAGAGCAAAGAGAAGCAGGACTGGACCTTGTGCCCGGACATTTTCTGA
- the CORO1B gene encoding coronin-1B isoform X2 translates to MSFRKVVRQSKFRHVFGQPVKTEQCYDDIRVSRVTWDSTFCAVNPAFLAIIVEASGGGAFLVLPLHKTGRIDKSYPTVCGHTGPVLDIDWCPHNDHVIASGSEDCTVMVWQIPENGLSQPLTEPVVVLEGHSKRVGIISWHPTARNVLLSAGCDNVVLIWNVGTAEELYRLEGLHPDLIYSVSWSRDGARFCTACKDKSVRVIDPRRGTVVAEKERAHEGARPMRAIFLADGKIFTTGFSRMSERQLALWDTENLEEPMGLQELDSSNGALLPFYDPDTNVVYVCGKGDSSIRYFEITEEPPYIHFLNTFTSKEPQRGMGWMPKRGLDVSKCEIARFYKLHERKCEPIIMTVPRKSDLFQDDLYPDTAGPEAAMEAEEWVAGRTAGPVLVSLRQAYVPSKQRDLKVSRRSLLHESRPPPAAAAAPPSRSHHPPLHAPPPPPPPPPPASARPRRWAPSPRRTRGAAGGWRRCCRRWPRCGRWWPSRATASPAWRSSSAAWRTATSRDIAPPSPSLPPPKPLSLPSGTKPPPP, encoded by the exons ATGTCGTTTCGGAAGGTGGTGCGACAGAGTAAATTCCGGCACGTTTTCGGGCAACCGGTGAAGACGGAGCAGTGCTACGATGACATCCGCGTCTCCCGGGTCACCTGGGACAGCACCTTCTGCGCCGTCAACCCGGCCTTCCTCGCCATCATCGTGGAggccagcggcggcggcgccttcCTCGTCCTCCCCTTGCACAAG ACCGGCCGCATCGACAAGTCGTACCCCACGGTGTGCGGGCACACGGGGCCCGTCCTGGACATCGACTGGTGTCCCCACAACGACCACGTCATCGCCAGCGGCTCCGAGGACTGCACCGTCATG GTGTGGCAGATCCCCGAGAACGGGCTGAGCCAGCCGCTGACGGAGCCGGTGGTGGTGTTGGAGGGACACTCCAAGCGGGTGGGCATCATCTCCTGGCACCCCACCGCCCGCAACGTCCTCCTCAGCGCCG GTTGCGACAACGTGGTGCTGATCTGGAACGTGGGGACGGCGGAGGAGCTGTACCGCCTGGAGGGGCTGCACCCCGACCTCATCTACAGCGTCAGCTGGAGCCGCGACGGCGCCCGCTTCTGCACCGCCTGCAAGGACAAGAGCGTCCGCGTCATCGACCCCCGCCGCGGCACCGTGGTGGCC GAGAAGGAACGGGCGCACGAAGGGGCTCGGCCCATGCGGGCCATCTTCTTGGCCGACGGCAAGATCTTCACCACCGGCTTCAGCCGCATGAGCGAGCGGCAGCTGGCGCTGTGGGACACG GAGAACCTGGAggagcccatggggctgcaggagctggactCCAGCAACggggctctgctgcccttctACGACCCCGACACCAACGTGGTCTACGTCTGCGGCAAG GGGGACTCGAGCATCCGGTACTTCGAGATCACGGAGGAACCACCCTACATCCATTTCCTCAACACCTTCACCAGTAAGGAGCCCCAGCGGGGCATGGGCTGGATGCCCAAGCGGGGGCTGGACGTCAGCAAGTGCGAGATCGCCAg GTTCTACAAGCTGCACGAGCGCAAGTGTGAGCCCATCATCATGACGGTGCCAAGGAAG TCGGACCTGTTCCAGGACGACCTGTACCCCGACACGGCGGGCCCCGAGGCGGCCATGGAGGCGGAGGAGTGGGTGGCGGGGAGGACGGCGGGGCCGGTGCTGGTGTCCCTGCGCCAGGCCTACGTCCCCAGCAAGCAGCGGGACCTCAAGGTCAGCCGCCGCTCCCTCCTCCACGagagccgcccccccccagccgccgccgccgccccccccagccggagccaccacccccccctccacgcccccccgccgccgccaccgccgcccccacCCGCCTCAGCGCGCCCCCGGCGCTGGGCACCCTCCCCGCGGCGCACACG gggggcggcgggcggctggaggaggtgctgcaggaggtGGCCGCGCTGCGGGCGCTGGTGGCCGAGCAGGGCCACCGCATCGCCCGCCTGGAGGAGCAGCTCAGCCGCCTGGAGAACGGCCACGTCTAGGGACatcgcccccccctccccttccctcccccccccaaaacccctctcccttccctcagggaccaaacccccccccccctaa